The Hymenobacter oligotrophus genome segment AAATGGTGGTAATCCAGCCGGCACGCACCGGCGCGGGCATGCGCGCGGGCTCTGGGTTCGAATACACCCACACGTGCAGCTCGTCGCAGTGCGCGGCGGCGGTTTCCAGCAGGTACTGGTGCCCTAGGTGCAGGGGGGCAAACTTGCCAACAACCAGTCCTCGACGCATCTGCCTGGGGCCGGGTTAGTTCATGCGCAAAGCGGTGCGGCGCAACTCGGTGCCCACAATGCGGTACAGCTGATACAGACCCGCATCGGCATCGTAGGTAAGGCCCACGTTGGCGGCGTTGCTGTCGAAGGGCTGCCCGCCCACCAGTTGGTAGCGCGAATCGTAAATGTACGCTTTGCCAGGACCCGTTTCGCTCAGCACAAGCACCTGCCGCCCCGCCGCAAAGCTGAACACCTGGCACGACTTGGGCGCGGAAGTGACAAAGCGCTGCTCGAGCAAACGGCGCCCGGCCGCATCGAACACCGCCACGCGGCCCTGCCCATCGTCGCGCAGCACCACAAATCGGGCTTTGTTCTGATCGGGCACTACCTGAAACGTGCTGGTGCGGCTCCAGGTGGTGAGGCGGCGGCGCTGCGTAATCTCACCGCTCAGGCTAAAGCTGATCAGCTCGCCGTGCTGGTTTACCACCGTTACGCGGGTGCGCCGCAGCGTGGGGCCGGTTTCTACGAAGCCGCCCGTGTGCAGGCGGGCCCCCAGGCTGATGGGAAAACCGGGCAGGGTGTTGCCCTGCAGGTCGTAGGCAAAGATGTAGCCGTTTTCGAGCGGGGCCAGCACCACAGTGCGCCCGCCTACCCGCAGCAATTGCGGCGCGGCAGCCAGGGCAAAATCGAGGCGCTTGGGTTGCCAGGCAGCCGGGGCGTTGCCGCTGGCGTTAAATAAAAAAAGGCTCGAGTACCGGTCGGCGGCCAACAGGTAAGCGGGTTGCCCCTCGGCAGCCGGCAAACTGCTGAGCGAACCCAGCTGCACGGTATCGGGCAAGTTAAGCGGGAAATAAGGCGCTTTTTGCCCGCGTTCGTCGAGCAGGTGCAGGCGGTTTGGAGTGGCAAACAGCAGGCCCGGGCGCTGGCCAAAAGCTCCGGCCAGCAAGCCCGGCGGCGTTACGAGCGGCGCGCCCAACGAGTCGGACCAGGCCACCGTGTTGTCGGGCGTTACGTAGTGCAGGGCACCGTTGCGGTCTTGCACCACCGTGGCGGGCGAGCGGCTGCCTACCGCGGGCATTAGCACCGGACCTAGGCCCGTAAGGCCAGCGGCAAAGCTCAGGCTGCTGCTGCTGCCATCGCGCGACTGCGGCGTGGCAACGGCGGGGCCCACGGGCGGGTGGCGCAGCACCAACTGGGTGTAATACTGGCCGTTATCGGCGGGCGCAAACTGCAGAGCCACTTGCGGAAAGCGCTTGAACAACGTTTCGTTGCGCAGCAGCCCGGCGCGGCGCTCCTCCACCAATGCCCGAAGTAGCAGGTTCCAGGTGTTGCGCGTGTCGAGGAGCAGGCTTAGGCGCGCCAAAGGCGTATTCTCTTGCAAAAAAGCCACTTGCGAGGGCGAGCGGCTCCACACTTGCTCGGCGGCCACATCGGCCAGATAGGCGCGCAACGCGGCGGCATCTTCCGAAAGCACCAGGTAGTCGCCCACCAGGGCGGTAGCCGGGGTACTGCCTGCCGTGGCGCCGGTGGCAAACAGCTGACCTAGGAGGCGTTGGGCCAATTGCGGCACGGGGGCTTGGTGCAGCTGATACGGCCCCACCCGCTCGAAGCCGGGGCTGGTGTTGGTGCGGCGGCGCAACAGCCCCAGCCACTGCGTGGTGCGGGCTACGTCGCGGCTCCGCACTAGTACCAGTCGGCCGGGCAGCACCCGCGCCGAGGGGATGGCCAGGTAGCACAAAGCCGCTTCCACATCGAGGGTGGCGGCCGTGCTATCGATAAGCGCGCTTGCTAGTGTATCAGCTGGGGTGCGCGGGCGGGCGGCGCGCAGGGCCTGCGGGGCTGCGGCCACGTGCAGCAGCACGGCCGTGCGGCTGCTCAGCACATCGGCCATGCGCAGGCGCCCGGCCGGCTGGGTGCGCAACTGCTGGTGCAGCGAACTGGCGGCGCGCTCGGGGTTCGAAAAACCGTTGAACAGCACCCGGTTGCTGGTCAGCTTCATCTGCAACATGCCTTTGTCGCAGAGGCTGGCTACGGCCTCAAACTCGGAGCGGAGCTCGGGCCGAAAAAACACCTCTAAAAACGGGGGCAGCTGCCGGTAGTTCACCAGCACGGTCGCGTCAACCCCTTTTATTTTCAGGAAATCGGTATCAACGAAATCGGCGGCAACGGTTGGTTGGTCGGCGTGCTCGGTGCGGCGCACCACGCTCTCCACCAATTCGGCGTTGGCGCTTATCACTAGCGTGTTGCGGTAGTTAAAGTACGTAATACCCTCGCCCGTGCTGCGCTGCCGAACGCGCGTCAGCTGCACGCCCTCGTAGGTGCGTTGGCTTACCTCGAAACGGGCGTCGCGGCCTAGGCCCTCTACCAACGTGCGTACCTGCCGATGCTCGCGCACGCTGTTTACCGGCACCACAAACAACAAATCGAAACTGCGCTGTCCGGTTACGTGCACCGAGCTGAGAACCGTTTTGGACCCCAAAAAGCCTAGCACCGAGTTGCGCTTGCCGCCCAAGCTATCGAGCAGGGCCACGTGCTCTTCTATCTGCTGAAAGTAGCTGAGTGTGGCCAGGTTATCCCACAACTGCGTTTCCTTGAGGTGGCGCACCAAGGTGCGGTGGTCGCGCGTGGCGCTTACCAGCACGGCGTCGTCGGGCACCAGCGCCCACACATCCACGGGCGTACTGGCCACGGCACGGCGGTAGTACACGTACGACGCCAACGCCGAAACCAGCAACAATCCCGAAAGCAAAACCAGTAGGCGTTGCGACATGCAGTAACGAACAGGAACAACGGCGGCAAAGGTAGGTATTCGGGGCGCGGCTGCCGAACGTTGGGTGGGAGCGCGCCAAGTGCCCTAGGTTGCCAATGCCGGTGCTGGCTCACAAAGGCCTGCCGGCCGAAAATGTGCGCCCTAGCCTCAGCAACGAAGGCTACTGTTAGCTCAAACCTCTATATTCCTGCCCTATTTCACTTCACCACTTGCATGAGCGAACAACAAGGCCACTTTCAACGGGCCATCGGGCTGTTTGATGCCATCATGATTGTAACCGGCAGCATGATCGGCTCCGGTATTTTTATTGTTTCGGCCGACATTGGCCGGCAGGTGGGCTCGAGTGGCTGGCTGCTGGTGGTGTGGCTGCTTACGGGCGTCATTACGCTGGCTGGCGCCGTGAGCTACGGCGAGCTGGCCTCCATGTTTCCCAAAGTAGGCGGCCAGTACGTGTACCTCAAGGAGGCGTACAGCAAGCTTATTGCTTTTTTGTATGGCTGGTCGCTGTTTCTGGTGATTCAGACCGGGGTAATTGCCGCCGTGGCCGTGGCGTTTGCCAAGTTCACGGGGGTGTTGGTGCCGTGGTTTAGCGTGAAGAACGTGTTGTTCAGTGCCGGGCCTGTATCGTTGCCGCTTATCGGCGACTACACCTTCGAGTTCAGCAGCGTGCAGTTGCTGGCCATCTTGCTGATTGTAGGCATCACGGCCATCAACGCCCGCGGGGTGCGCGCCGGCAAGCTCATTCAAAATGTACTGGGCAGCACCAAGCTGGTGGCGCTGGCGCTGCTGATTTTGGGGGGCCTTACGCTGGGCCTGAACGCGGAGGCTGTGCAGGCCAACTTCTCGAACATGTGGCAGCAGATGAGCTTTGCCCCTCCCGGCGAAAGCTGGCTCCCTAGGTCGCTGAGCACGGGCGGGCTGGTGGTAGCCATCGGCATGGCCATGACGGGTTCCCTGTTCTCGTCGGACTCCTGGAACAACATTGGTTTTGCGGGCGAGGAAATCAAAAACCCCGAGCGCACGCTGGTGCGCAGCATGGCCATCGGCACGGCCATCGTAACGGCGCTGTACATTCTCTCG includes the following:
- a CDS encoding APC family permease, yielding MSEQQGHFQRAIGLFDAIMIVTGSMIGSGIFIVSADIGRQVGSSGWLLVVWLLTGVITLAGAVSYGELASMFPKVGGQYVYLKEAYSKLIAFLYGWSLFLVIQTGVIAAVAVAFAKFTGVLVPWFSVKNVLFSAGPVSLPLIGDYTFEFSSVQLLAILLIVGITAINARGVRAGKLIQNVLGSTKLVALALLILGGLTLGLNAEAVQANFSNMWQQMSFAPPGESWLPRSLSTGGLVVAIGMAMTGSLFSSDSWNNIGFAGEEIKNPERTLVRSMAIGTAIVTALYILSNVVYLLVLPLGGSPDATTIAGRGIMYATDDRVATAVAEHVLGPSGAVVLAVLIMLSTFGANNGIILSGARAYYAMAKDGLFFPGLARLNAAGVPARALWAQCLWACLLCLSGSYGQLLNYVMFSVILFYVITIVGIFVLRRTRPEAPRPYRAWGYPVLPAIYVLLASMFCLILLFAEPTAEFSRRGLMLVALGVPVYYFFGHRFAGTVAEKAKEKTTT